In Lautropia mirabilis, one DNA window encodes the following:
- the glmU gene encoding bifunctional UDP-N-acetylglucosamine diphosphorylase/glucosamine-1-phosphate N-acetyltransferase GlmU: MNIVILAAGMGKRMNSDLPKVLHPLAGKSLLGHVVDTARTLDPQRLVVVYGHGGEQVQAAFAGQTDVQWALQSPQLGTGHAVAQAVPMLVDDVPTLILYGDVPLVKASTLQRLAEAAQGGKLALLSQHVADPTGYGRVVRDAAGNVSRIVEQKDADAETLKINEVNTGILVCPTGPLKRWLTALKNDNAQGEYYLTDVIAAAVADGTGVVTAHPDAEWETLGVNSKTQLAFLERRHQRNLADRLTDSGVMLADPDRIDIRGTLECGRDVFIDVGCVFEGTVRLGKGVKIGPNCVLKDCTLADGTQVQAMSVIDSAEVGAQGRIGPFARLRPGTKLGEDSHIGNFVELKNASTGTGSKINHLSYVGDAEIGSRVNIGAGTITCNYDGVNKHKTIIEDDVFVGSDSQLVAPVTVRRGATLAAGTTLTREAPADSLTLSRVPQTTKSEWKRPQRKTK; the protein is encoded by the coding sequence ATGAACATCGTGATCCTGGCTGCCGGCATGGGCAAACGGATGAACTCCGACCTGCCGAAAGTACTGCATCCGCTGGCCGGCAAGTCCCTGCTCGGCCATGTCGTCGATACCGCCCGCACCCTCGACCCGCAACGGCTGGTGGTGGTGTATGGTCATGGTGGCGAGCAGGTCCAGGCCGCATTTGCCGGGCAGACCGACGTGCAGTGGGCCCTGCAGTCCCCCCAGCTGGGCACGGGCCATGCGGTGGCCCAGGCCGTCCCGATGCTGGTCGACGACGTACCCACGCTCATCCTGTACGGTGACGTGCCGCTGGTGAAGGCTTCCACCCTGCAACGCCTGGCCGAAGCCGCCCAGGGCGGCAAGCTGGCGCTGCTGTCGCAGCATGTGGCCGACCCCACCGGCTACGGCCGCGTGGTGCGTGACGCCGCCGGCAACGTCAGCCGCATCGTCGAGCAGAAGGACGCCGACGCCGAGACGCTCAAGATCAACGAGGTCAATACCGGCATCCTGGTCTGCCCCACCGGGCCGCTCAAGCGCTGGCTCACGGCCCTGAAGAACGACAACGCCCAGGGCGAGTACTACCTGACCGACGTGATTGCCGCCGCCGTGGCCGATGGCACCGGCGTCGTCACGGCGCATCCCGACGCCGAGTGGGAAACGCTGGGCGTCAACAGCAAGACCCAGCTGGCCTTCCTGGAGCGCCGCCACCAGCGCAACCTGGCCGACCGCCTGACCGACAGCGGCGTCATGCTGGCCGACCCCGACCGCATCGACATCCGCGGCACGCTGGAATGCGGCCGTGACGTGTTCATCGACGTGGGCTGCGTCTTCGAGGGCACCGTCCGGCTGGGCAAGGGCGTGAAGATCGGCCCCAACTGCGTGCTGAAGGACTGCACGCTGGCCGACGGCACCCAGGTGCAGGCCATGTCGGTGATCGACAGCGCCGAGGTGGGTGCGCAGGGCCGCATCGGCCCGTTCGCCCGCCTGCGCCCCGGCACCAAGCTGGGCGAGGACAGCCACATCGGCAACTTCGTCGAGCTCAAGAACGCCAGCACCGGCACCGGCAGCAAGATCAACCACCTGTCCTACGTGGGCGATGCCGAGATCGGCTCGCGCGTCAACATCGGCGCCGGCACCATCACCTGCAACTACGATGGCGTCAACAAGCACAAGACGATCATCGAGGATGACGTGTTCGTGGGCAGCGACTCCCAGCTCGTCGCCCCGGTGACGGTCCGACGCGGTGCCACGCTGGCGGCCGGCACCACGCTCACCCGCGAGGCGCCCGCCGACTCGCTGACGCTGAGCCGCGTGCCGCAGACCACCAAGTCCGAGTGGAAACGCCCGCAACGCAAGACCAAATGA
- a CDS encoding ABC transporter substrate-binding protein produces the protein MAAWGERRRLLLAAGGLLAGAMVSWAGSARAKEAASGKAAAKLGDVTPLADARPDPKALIANGWPAHASVLMMLGATKRIAATVNAPKQKPWMYQVAPSLHDAIHAPKGGFVAESLLARNITLAFLTPSDPAANELQAAGIQVVKTVFQDFSSMRDSIALTAKVLGNDAPERAQRYLQHLDEALSEVRRISSGIPEAKRPRVLHIAQWEPQLLVDGSNTIIDEWIQAAGGINAAASIKGSLRPVSVEQLLAWDPDVIIESASSAGQKKAAGFAQLGAVRAGRLHTNPEGVFPWDRYGCEITLQLRWALSRLHPDKLSADDLPARVQAFYRQFFDYALSEADAHRMLQGQPPAKG, from the coding sequence ATGGCTGCATGGGGTGAGCGTCGCCGCCTGCTGCTGGCCGCCGGGGGGCTGCTGGCCGGCGCGATGGTGTCGTGGGCTGGTAGTGCCCGTGCGAAGGAGGCGGCGTCCGGCAAGGCAGCCGCAAAACTGGGCGATGTGACACCGCTGGCCGATGCCAGGCCCGATCCGAAGGCGCTGATCGCCAATGGCTGGCCGGCGCATGCTTCGGTGTTGATGATGCTGGGTGCCACGAAGCGCATTGCGGCCACCGTCAATGCACCGAAGCAGAAGCCCTGGATGTACCAGGTGGCGCCGTCGCTGCATGACGCCATCCATGCCCCGAAGGGGGGCTTCGTGGCCGAATCCCTGCTGGCACGCAACATCACGCTGGCCTTTCTCACGCCGTCCGATCCGGCGGCCAACGAGCTGCAGGCGGCCGGCATCCAGGTGGTGAAGACGGTCTTTCAGGACTTTTCTTCGATGCGTGACAGCATTGCGCTGACGGCAAAGGTGCTGGGCAATGATGCGCCCGAACGTGCGCAGCGATATCTGCAGCATCTGGACGAGGCGCTGTCCGAGGTGCGTCGCATCAGCAGTGGCATCCCGGAAGCGAAGCGCCCGCGCGTGCTGCACATCGCGCAGTGGGAACCGCAGCTGTTGGTTGACGGATCAAACACCATCATCGACGAGTGGATCCAGGCGGCCGGCGGCATCAATGCGGCGGCTTCCATCAAGGGCAGCCTGAGGCCGGTGTCGGTCGAGCAGCTGCTGGCGTGGGATCCGGACGTGATCATCGAGTCAGCCAGCAGTGCCGGGCAGAAGAAGGCGGCGGGCTTTGCGCAGCTGGGCGCCGTACGTGCCGGGCGGCTCCATACCAACCCGGAAGGCGTGTTCCCGTGGGATCGCTATGGCTGTGAGATCACCCTGCAGCTGCGCTGGGCCCTGTCCCGGCTGCATCCGGACAAGCTGTCTGCCGATGACCTGCCGGCGCGGGTGCAGGCGTTCTACCGCCAGTTCTTCGACTACGCGCTGAGCGAGGCGGATGCCCATCGCATGCTGCAGGGGCAGCCGCCAGCGAAGGGGTGA
- a CDS encoding sodium:solute symporter family protein, protein MLVTLVACYFAVTICIGFYAARRVKNSADYLVAGRSLPLYMNTATVFATWFGAELILAVSSTFLKEGLQGVVGDPFGAAFCLIFVALFLAAPYYRLKLMTVGDFYKKRYNRTVELASAAAISISYLGWSSANLVALGIVIHTVSGNAITLEQGIVLGAVIVGIYTLFGGMWSVAFTDLFQTVIIVAGLIYIAWMLAGMAGGVDKVVATAQASDRLKFFPGASLHDWLGFIAAFVTMALGSVAQQDVFQRVTSARTEKIARQGTLLGGSLYLLMAFIPMFIAVSALLIDPAMVKQMLSNENDFQQVLPTLILQRTPLFAQVLFFGALLSAILSTASGTLLAPTAVITENVIQPLWGHKLSDRKMLVLLRLILIGFTCCVTLFALQSESSMYQMVQDAYKVTLVAAFTPLIFGMFWRRATPQGALLSMACGVVAWQYAEHFMSDALVPPQLVGLGSAIVGMIVGSLAPTLMGGQGHPEIVDLARQPEVADNPPA, encoded by the coding sequence ATGCTCGTTACCCTGGTTGCCTGCTATTTCGCAGTGACGATCTGCATCGGGTTCTACGCCGCACGGCGTGTCAAGAATTCGGCCGACTATCTGGTCGCCGGGCGCAGTCTGCCGCTCTACATGAACACGGCCACCGTGTTCGCCACCTGGTTCGGCGCCGAGCTGATCCTGGCCGTCTCGTCCACCTTCCTGAAGGAAGGCCTGCAGGGCGTGGTGGGTGACCCCTTCGGGGCCGCCTTCTGCCTGATCTTCGTGGCGCTCTTTCTGGCCGCCCCCTACTACCGGCTGAAGCTGATGACGGTGGGCGATTTCTACAAGAAGCGCTACAACCGCACGGTCGAGCTGGCCTCGGCAGCCGCCATCTCCATCTCGTACCTGGGCTGGAGTTCGGCCAACCTGGTGGCGCTCGGCATCGTCATCCACACCGTGTCGGGCAACGCCATCACGCTGGAACAGGGCATCGTGCTGGGCGCCGTCATCGTGGGCATCTACACGCTCTTCGGTGGCATGTGGTCGGTGGCCTTCACCGACCTCTTCCAGACCGTGATCATCGTGGCCGGGCTGATCTACATCGCCTGGATGCTGGCCGGCATGGCGGGCGGCGTCGACAAGGTGGTGGCCACCGCCCAGGCCTCCGACCGGCTCAAGTTCTTCCCCGGCGCCTCACTGCACGACTGGCTGGGCTTCATTGCGGCCTTCGTCACCATGGCACTGGGTTCGGTGGCGCAGCAGGACGTGTTCCAGCGCGTCACCTCGGCCCGTACCGAGAAGATCGCGCGTCAGGGCACCCTGCTGGGCGGCTCGCTCTACCTGCTGATGGCCTTCATCCCGATGTTCATCGCCGTCTCGGCCCTGCTCATCGACCCGGCCATGGTCAAGCAGATGCTCTCCAACGAGAACGACTTCCAGCAGGTGCTGCCCACGCTGATCCTGCAGCGCACGCCGCTGTTTGCCCAGGTGCTGTTCTTCGGCGCGCTGCTCTCGGCCATCCTGTCCACGGCCAGCGGCACGCTGCTGGCCCCCACCGCCGTCATCACCGAGAACGTCATCCAGCCGCTGTGGGGCCACAAGCTGTCCGACCGCAAGATGCTGGTGCTGCTGCGCCTCATCCTGATCGGTTTCACCTGCTGCGTGACGCTGTTCGCCTTGCAAAGTGAATCATCCATGTATCAGATGGTTCAGGACGCTTACAAAGTCACGCTGGTGGCCGCCTTCACGCCGCTGATCTTCGGCATGTTCTGGCGCCGTGCGACCCCGCAGGGCGCGCTGCTGTCGATGGCCTGCGGCGTGGTGGCCTGGCAGTACGCCGAGCACTTCATGTCCGATGCCCTGGTGCCCCCGCAGCTGGTGGGACTGGGCAGCGCCATCGTCGGGATGATCGTCGGCTCGCTGGCTCCCACCCTGATGGGCGGCCAGGGACACCCGGAGATCGTCGACCTGGCCCGCCAGCCCGAGGTGGCCGACAACCCGCCGGCCTGA
- the ubiB gene encoding ubiquinone biosynthesis regulatory protein kinase UbiB, translated as MNGPISWFSSTRRLIRILWTVRRFGLDELVVSGAASSSRSPWLLRMTRWLRMGTIREPRGVRLRMAFESLGPIFVKFGQVLSTRRDLLPPDIANELALLQDRVPPFPADQAVAEIERGLEMRLEQAFAEFGREPIASASIAQVHRARLHDGTQVAVKVLRPGMLDVIEDDLSLLRTGATLAMRLSADARRLRPMEVVDEFDHYLHDELDLVREAANANQLKRNFEGSTLLRIPQMYWDYCRRNVLVMEWVEGIPIGQLDRMRAAGIDLEKLSRDGVEIFFTQVFRDGFFHADMHPGNILVGNGPDDFNRYIALDFGIVGTLSDHDKRYLAQNFLAFFKRDYRRVAELHIESGWVPPNTRAEELEGAVRACCEPVFDRPLREISLGIVLMRLFQASRRFNVEIQPQLVLLQKTLLNIEGLGRELNPDLDLWVTAQPILEVFIKQQVGWQGFDNKVRQEAPRWAQLVPELPRLLHAALKAQAEPAMDPAHKRLLEHIERGQRRTLRWLQVGVVLLAVILALQIWRYLN; from the coding sequence GTGAACGGACCCATCTCCTGGTTTTCCAGCACGCGCCGGCTGATCCGGATCCTCTGGACGGTCCGCCGTTTCGGCCTGGACGAACTGGTGGTCAGCGGCGCTGCCAGCAGTTCACGCTCCCCGTGGCTTCTGCGCATGACGCGCTGGCTGCGGATGGGCACCATCCGCGAACCGCGCGGGGTGCGCCTGCGGATGGCCTTCGAGAGCCTGGGGCCGATCTTCGTGAAGTTCGGCCAGGTGCTGTCGACCCGGCGCGACCTGCTGCCGCCCGACATCGCCAATGAACTGGCCCTGCTGCAGGACCGGGTTCCGCCATTCCCGGCCGATCAGGCCGTGGCCGAGATCGAGCGCGGGCTGGAGATGCGGCTGGAGCAGGCCTTTGCCGAGTTCGGCCGCGAGCCCATCGCCTCGGCCTCCATCGCCCAGGTTCACCGTGCCCGCCTGCACGACGGCACCCAGGTGGCCGTGAAGGTGCTGCGCCCGGGCATGCTGGACGTGATCGAGGACGACCTGAGCCTGCTGCGCACCGGCGCCACGCTGGCCATGCGCCTGTCGGCCGACGCCCGGCGGTTGCGCCCCATGGAAGTGGTCGACGAGTTCGACCACTACCTGCACGACGAGCTGGACCTGGTGCGCGAGGCCGCCAACGCCAATCAGCTCAAGCGCAACTTCGAGGGCTCCACGCTGCTGCGCATCCCGCAGATGTACTGGGACTACTGCCGCCGCAACGTGCTGGTGATGGAGTGGGTCGAGGGCATCCCCATCGGCCAGCTCGACCGCATGCGCGCGGCTGGCATCGACCTGGAAAAGCTCTCGCGTGACGGGGTGGAGATCTTCTTCACGCAGGTCTTCCGCGATGGCTTCTTCCATGCCGACATGCACCCGGGCAACATCCTGGTGGGCAACGGGCCGGACGACTTCAATCGCTACATCGCGCTGGACTTCGGCATCGTCGGCACGCTCTCCGATCATGACAAGCGCTACCTGGCGCAGAACTTCCTGGCCTTCTTCAAGCGCGACTACCGCCGGGTGGCCGAGCTGCACATCGAATCCGGCTGGGTGCCGCCCAACACGCGAGCCGAAGAGCTGGAAGGCGCCGTGCGCGCCTGCTGCGAGCCGGTGTTCGACCGACCGTTGCGCGAGATCTCGCTGGGCATCGTGCTGATGCGCCTCTTCCAGGCGTCGCGCCGCTTCAACGTCGAGATCCAGCCCCAGCTGGTGCTGCTGCAGAAGACGCTGCTCAACATCGAGGGTCTGGGCCGCGAGCTCAACCCCGACCTGGACCTGTGGGTCACGGCGCAGCCCATCCTGGAAGTCTTCATCAAGCAGCAGGTGGGCTGGCAGGGCTTTGACAACAAGGTCCGCCAGGAAGCGCCCCGCTGGGCACAGCTGGTGCCCGAGCTGCCGCGCCTGCTGCATGCCGCCCTGAAAGCCCAGGCCGAACCGGCCATGGACCCTGCCCACAAACGCCTGCTGGAACACATCGAACGGGGCCAGCGAAGAACGTTGCGCTGGCTGCAGGTGGGCGTCGTGCTCCTGGCCGTCATCCTGGCCCTGCAGATCTGGCGCTATCTCAACTAG
- the glmS gene encoding glutamine--fructose-6-phosphate transaminase (isomerizing): MCGIVGAVAQRNVVPILIEGLRKLEYRGYDSAGLALLDPEGHMNRVRAVGRVAELDTRAKEKHADAPTGIAHTRWATHGGVNEGNAHPHISTGSELQISVVHNGIIENHEELRSALKAKGYEFTSQTDTEVVAHLVHSLVLGGLSLTDAVAKAIKQLHGAYALAVISSREPGTVVGTRRGSPLLLGVGGEGSGKGENFLASDTSALLQVTKHVIYLEEGDLATLTCDGYTIRDAAGNVATRPVVESQLSADAVELGNYDHYMQKEIFEQPGAIGNTLEMIEYASSLQPGLFGADAEEIFKRTRRILILACGTSYHAGMVAKYWLESIARIPTDVEIASEYRYRDPVPQDETLVITISQSGETADTLAALQHAKGNGMTDTLSICNVPESALIRNSKLRFLTRAGPEIGVASTKAFTTQLAALFLLTIVLAKMRAHLTPERETELLAQMRHLPAAMKHVLAVEPAVKEWAKRFAEKDHALFLGRDVHFPIAMEGALKLKEITYIHAEAYAAGELKHGPLALVDSNMPVVVVAPKDALIEKLKSNIQEVRARGGELFVFADRDTHIEPSDFVHVINLVDHAGPLSPILHVVPLQLLAYHAALARGTDVDKPRNLAKSVTVE; the protein is encoded by the coding sequence ATGTGTGGAATCGTTGGTGCCGTAGCACAGCGCAATGTCGTCCCCATCCTGATCGAGGGCCTGCGCAAACTCGAATATCGCGGTTATGACTCCGCCGGTCTGGCCCTGCTCGACCCGGAAGGCCACATGAACCGTGTCCGCGCCGTGGGCCGTGTGGCCGAGCTGGACACCCGCGCCAAGGAAAAGCACGCCGACGCCCCCACCGGCATCGCCCACACCCGCTGGGCCACGCACGGTGGCGTCAATGAGGGCAATGCCCACCCGCACATCTCCACGGGCTCCGAGCTGCAGATCTCGGTGGTGCACAACGGCATCATCGAGAACCACGAAGAGCTGCGCAGCGCGCTCAAGGCCAAGGGCTACGAGTTCACCTCGCAGACCGACACCGAAGTGGTGGCGCACCTGGTGCATTCGCTGGTGCTGGGCGGCCTGTCGCTGACCGATGCCGTGGCCAAGGCCATCAAGCAGCTGCACGGCGCCTATGCGCTGGCCGTCATCAGCAGCCGCGAGCCGGGTACCGTCGTGGGCACCCGCCGCGGCTCGCCCCTGCTGCTGGGCGTGGGTGGCGAAGGTTCGGGCAAGGGCGAGAACTTCCTCGCCTCCGACACCTCGGCCCTGCTGCAGGTCACCAAGCACGTCATCTACCTGGAAGAAGGTGATCTGGCCACGCTCACCTGCGACGGCTACACCATCCGCGACGCCGCCGGCAACGTGGCGACGCGCCCGGTGGTCGAGAGCCAGCTGTCGGCCGATGCGGTCGAGCTGGGCAACTACGACCACTACATGCAGAAGGAAATCTTCGAGCAGCCTGGTGCCATCGGCAACACGCTGGAGATGATCGAGTACGCCAGCTCGCTGCAGCCGGGCCTGTTCGGCGCCGACGCTGAAGAAATCTTCAAGCGTACCCGCCGCATCCTGATCCTGGCCTGCGGCACCAGCTATCACGCCGGCATGGTGGCCAAGTACTGGCTGGAGTCCATCGCGCGCATCCCCACCGACGTGGAGATCGCCAGCGAATACCGCTACCGCGACCCGGTTCCGCAGGACGAGACGCTCGTCATCACCATCTCGCAATCGGGCGAGACGGCCGACACGCTGGCCGCCCTGCAGCATGCCAAGGGCAACGGCATGACCGACACGCTGTCGATCTGCAACGTGCCGGAATCGGCCCTCATCCGCAACAGCAAGCTGCGCTTCCTGACGCGCGCCGGTCCCGAGATCGGTGTGGCTTCCACCAAGGCCTTCACCACCCAGCTGGCGGCGCTGTTCCTGCTCACCATCGTGCTGGCCAAGATGCGCGCCCACCTGACGCCCGAGCGCGAAACCGAGCTGCTGGCCCAGATGCGTCACCTGCCGGCCGCCATGAAGCACGTGCTGGCCGTCGAGCCCGCCGTGAAGGAATGGGCCAAGCGCTTCGCCGAGAAGGACCACGCCCTGTTCCTGGGCCGTGACGTGCACTTCCCCATCGCCATGGAAGGCGCGCTGAAGCTGAAGGAAATCACCTACATCCACGCCGAGGCCTATGCTGCCGGTGAACTCAAGCACGGCCCGCTGGCGCTGGTGGATTCCAACATGCCGGTGGTGGTGGTGGCGCCGAAGGACGCGCTCATCGAGAAGCTGAAGTCCAACATCCAGGAAGTGCGTGCCCGCGGCGGCGAACTCTTCGTCTTTGCCGATCGCGACACCCACATCGAGCCGTCGGACTTCGTGCACGTCATCAACCTGGTGGACCATGCCGGTCCGCTGTCCCCGATCCTTCATGTGGTGCCGCTGCAGCTGCTGGCCTACCACGCTGCCCTGGCTCGGGGCACTGACGTGGACAAGCCGCGCAACCTGGCCAAGTCGGTGACGGTGGAGTGA
- the ttcA gene encoding tRNA 2-thiocytidine(32) synthetase TtcA yields MPLFPVAPPSIADDHDAMQASPSQPAESASYADRPATQTIRIDEIRRPGTGRLPTHESPLDEKQAAWLGGLDTLHGDADAGAPSGSQGGSAPAAGRASAGHPAVPPAASRPALRDTRREDHENNKLSKRLYRLTGQAIADYDMIGPNDRVMVCLSGGKDSFAMLDILLGLQKRAPVPFSIVAVNLDQRQPGFPADVLPNYLQKLGVEYHIETEDTYSTVQRVIPDGKTKCSLCSRLRRGILYRVASELGATRIALGHHRDDILATFFLNLFYGGQLKTMPAKLVSDDGRHVVIRPLAYVEEKDLIRWAEVKNFPIIPCNLCGSQPNLKRAETKELLKSWEKRFPGRLETIFSSLGRVRPSHLMDRTLYDFNTLRTGDDAED; encoded by the coding sequence GTGCCTTTGTTTCCGGTCGCCCCTCCTTCCATCGCCGACGATCACGACGCCATGCAGGCCAGCCCTTCCCAGCCCGCCGAGAGCGCCAGCTACGCAGACCGGCCAGCCACCCAGACCATCCGGATCGACGAGATCCGTCGTCCCGGCACGGGCCGGCTGCCCACGCATGAAAGCCCGCTGGACGAGAAGCAGGCAGCCTGGCTGGGCGGACTGGACACGCTGCACGGTGATGCCGATGCAGGCGCGCCCTCGGGCAGTCAGGGCGGCTCAGCCCCTGCAGCCGGCCGGGCGTCGGCAGGCCACCCCGCCGTGCCGCCTGCCGCATCGCGTCCCGCCCTGCGCGACACCCGGCGCGAGGACCACGAGAACAACAAGCTCTCCAAACGGCTGTACCGGCTGACCGGCCAGGCCATTGCCGACTACGACATGATCGGCCCGAACGACCGGGTGATGGTCTGCCTGTCGGGCGGCAAGGACAGCTTCGCCATGCTGGACATCCTGCTCGGGCTGCAGAAGCGCGCGCCGGTGCCCTTCTCCATCGTGGCGGTGAACCTCGACCAGCGCCAGCCGGGCTTTCCGGCCGACGTGCTGCCCAACTACCTGCAGAAGCTGGGCGTCGAATATCACATCGAGACGGAAGACACCTACAGCACGGTGCAGCGGGTCATCCCCGATGGCAAGACCAAGTGCTCGCTCTGCTCGCGGCTGCGGCGTGGCATCCTGTACCGGGTGGCGTCCGAGCTGGGCGCCACGCGCATCGCGCTGGGCCACCACCGCGACGACATCCTGGCCACGTTCTTCCTGAACCTCTTCTATGGCGGTCAGCTCAAGACCATGCCGGCCAAGCTGGTGTCGGACGACGGCCGCCATGTGGTCATCCGGCCGCTGGCCTATGTGGAAGAGAAGGATCTCATCCGCTGGGCCGAGGTCAAGAATTTCCCGATCATCCCGTGCAACCTGTGCGGAAGCCAGCCCAACCTGAAGCGCGCCGAGACCAAGGAGCTGCTCAAGTCCTGGGAAAAGCGCTTCCCCGGTCGCCTGGAAACGATCTTTTCCTCTCTGGGCAGGGTGCGTCCGTCCCACCTGATGGACCGCACCCTGTACGACTTCAACACCCTGCGCACCGGCGACGACGCCGAGGATTGA
- a CDS encoding TonB-dependent siderophore receptor, translating into MLALTLAALFAPVGGFAQDSTAVEETATLPRISVVGTSGTDEVRQAQRRVQVGPLGERDSVATPYSVSAVSAEQMADDQNFSVQDALRYLPWVQADTVRPQTRGVQGSVIQNSRVDGFNMVSTTNYPTEQFERIEVLNGVAGSLYGPATGSGVFGFTQKRAGTTGTNTLRLGIDSDARPSIHADLWTPLTADKRWRVRANLLQETGNSYAEGSHRRRTFGGVALDADLTPSTQWQVNASHYRFIRRGEAGSFGVAANVPFPAAVDPKRVGYGQPYSGNDNETSTITTRVLHRLDSGWQLTAGLSRQIADRESTSVSNTLRSAAGNYVTTSSSTTASRFTVTGNQLSLNGKVQAGGMQHDITVANNGFDWNNYNPRAGRSIMLGQASLAAPTLYAQPDWPDFKQRYQSAAQRQQSLILADTVDLDPNWQVMLSASYSWMKLTNYNRAGAATRSSSDHGLSPFAGVMYRFDPVNSVYLSYGDTLQPGDAAPAGTGNAGEVLDPYRSKQWELGYKTRLHAFDANIALFRIERPFAYTDSETLLNNLPVYREAGKQRNRGFEGSISGNVTQDLSMTAMVSWLDPRMVASANAASRDKKIVGLSSWTASLMGDMRIRAVPGLSVNARFITMNRRAANYANTDWIGGYGRLDVGARWEQQLWGHDTTWRLTVYNVTNQRYWTNIVAGGLNGYSGNGNATADVGDPRSAMLTVQFAL; encoded by the coding sequence ATGCTGGCATTGACTCTGGCCGCCCTGTTCGCGCCGGTCGGTGGCTTCGCTCAGGACTCCACCGCTGTTGAAGAAACGGCCACGCTACCCAGAATTTCTGTGGTGGGTACGTCCGGAACCGACGAAGTCCGCCAGGCGCAGCGCCGGGTGCAGGTGGGGCCGCTGGGCGAGCGTGACTCGGTGGCGACGCCCTATTCGGTGTCGGCCGTGAGCGCCGAGCAGATGGCCGATGATCAGAACTTCAGCGTGCAGGACGCGCTGCGCTACCTGCCCTGGGTGCAGGCCGACACGGTCCGGCCGCAGACACGCGGCGTGCAGGGCAGCGTGATCCAGAACAGCCGGGTCGACGGCTTCAACATGGTCAGCACCACCAACTACCCCACCGAGCAGTTCGAGCGCATCGAGGTGCTGAACGGTGTGGCGGGTTCGCTGTACGGACCGGCCACGGGATCGGGGGTCTTTGGTTTCACGCAGAAACGGGCGGGCACCACCGGTACCAACACGCTGCGCCTGGGCATCGACAGCGATGCCAGGCCTTCCATCCACGCAGACCTGTGGACGCCGCTGACGGCGGACAAGCGCTGGCGGGTGCGAGCGAACCTGCTGCAGGAAACGGGGAATTCGTACGCTGAGGGCAGCCACCGCCGGCGCACCTTCGGTGGCGTGGCGCTGGATGCGGACCTGACGCCCAGCACGCAGTGGCAGGTCAATGCCAGCCACTATCGCTTCATCCGTCGTGGCGAGGCCGGCAGTTTCGGTGTGGCCGCCAACGTGCCGTTCCCGGCGGCGGTGGATCCGAAGCGGGTGGGCTATGGCCAGCCTTATTCCGGCAACGACAACGAGACCAGCACGATCACTACCCGCGTGCTGCATCGCCTTGATTCGGGCTGGCAGCTGACGGCGGGTCTGTCGCGCCAGATTGCCGACCGTGAAAGCACCAGTGTGAGCAACACGCTGCGCAGTGCCGCCGGCAACTATGTCACGACCAGCAGCTCCACCACGGCCAGCCGATTCACGGTCACCGGCAACCAGCTCAGCCTGAATGGCAAGGTGCAGGCCGGGGGCATGCAGCATGACATCACCGTGGCCAACAACGGTTTCGACTGGAACAACTACAACCCGCGTGCAGGACGTTCCATCATGCTGGGGCAGGCCAGCCTGGCAGCACCGACACTGTATGCCCAGCCCGACTGGCCGGACTTCAAGCAGCGCTACCAGAGTGCTGCCCAGCGCCAGCAGTCACTGATTCTGGCTGACACGGTGGACCTGGACCCGAACTGGCAGGTGATGCTGAGCGCCAGCTACAGCTGGATGAAGCTCACCAACTACAACCGTGCCGGCGCAGCCACGCGCAGCTCCAGCGACCACGGGCTCAGTCCCTTTGCCGGCGTGATGTACCGATTCGATCCGGTCAACAGCGTGTACCTGAGCTATGGCGACACGCTGCAGCCGGGTGATGCGGCGCCCGCCGGTACGGGCAACGCGGGCGAGGTGCTGGATCCGTATCGCAGCAAGCAGTGGGAACTGGGCTACAAGACGCGCCTGCACGCCTTCGACGCCAATATCGCGCTGTTCCGGATCGAGCGGCCGTTTGCCTACACCGACAGCGAGACGCTGCTGAACAACCTGCCGGTCTATCGTGAGGCCGGCAAGCAGCGCAACCGTGGTTTCGAGGGCAGCATTTCCGGCAATGTCACGCAGGATCTGTCGATGACCGCGATGGTGTCGTGGCTGGACCCGCGCATGGTGGCATCGGCCAATGCCGCCAGCCGTGACAAGAAGATCGTGGGTCTGAGCAGCTGGACCGCCAGCCTGATGGGTGACATGCGCATCCGCGCGGTGCCGGGGCTCTCCGTCAACGCACGCTTCATCACCATGAACCGCCGTGCCGCCAACTACGCCAACACCGACTGGATCGGCGGCTATGGGCGGCTGGATGTGGGCGCCCGTTGGGAACAGCAGCTGTGGGGGCATGACACCACCTGGCGTCTGACGGTGTACAACGTCACCAATCAGCGCTACTGGACCAATATCGTGGCCGGTGGCCTGAACGGCTACAGTGGCAACGGCAATGCCACGGCGGACGTGGGTGATCCGCGTTCGGCCATGCTGACGGTGCAGTTCGCGCTGTAA